A window of Nitrospirota bacterium genomic DNA:
CGGATTAACTCTTGTTGGGCCTTATCCAACGAGGACGCCCTCCCGATTCACATGCTCCATGAACGGGGTCTGCAACGCTTGCAGCCTGGCAAATTCCTGCTCCGGAAACACTTTCAACGACACTAAGCGCCCGTGCTCCAACAGAACGTCCATCACCGCTTCGTAGAGGACATCGAGCAGCGCATCATCCTTTCGCGATACGACCAGGAGCAGATCGTAATCCGAGTCCGGTCGATGGGTTCCCCTTGCTCGCGACCCGAACAGCACGATCCGCTTAATCTGCGGGCGGACGGGCGCGATTCTTTCCAAGAACTCGTCGAGGATGGGGTCGGGGGCGATCGCTGAGGTCATGGGTCTGTCTGATCTGTCTGGTCTAGCCGGTCTGTCT
This region includes:
- a CDS encoding nucleotidyltransferase domain-containing protein encodes the protein MTSAIAPDPILDEFLERIAPVRPQIKRIVLFGSRARGTHRPDSDYDLLLVVSRKDDALLDVLYEAVMDVLLEHGRLVSLKVFPEQEFARLQALQTPFMEHVNREGVLVG